The Oryza glaberrima chromosome 9, OglaRS2, whole genome shotgun sequence genome includes a window with the following:
- the LOC127784981 gene encoding bZIP transcription factor 44-like — MSSGTSSGSSQGTRSSRSEDDLNLQAQMEKKRKRRKESNRESARRSRMRKQQHLDELTSQVNQLKNQNQQLSMALSLTTQNLVAVQAQNSVLQTQEMELQSRLCALTDILMCMNNTSATPTPTIPATTTSACDIFGASSWNQPPIDLYQYQCF, encoded by the exons ATGTCGAGTGGGACCTCGTCCGGGTCGAGCCAGGGAACCCGGAGCTCCAGGTCGGAAGATGACCTAAACCTCCAGGCCcagatggagaagaagaggaagaggaggaaggagtcGAACCGAGAGTCGGCTCGGAGGTCTAGGATGAGGAAGCAACAGCACCTCGACGAACTCACCTCGCAG GTGAACCAGCTGAAGAATCAGAACCAGCAGCTGAGCATGGCACTGAGCCTGACCACACAGAACCTTGTGGCAGTGCAGGCACAGAACTCAGTGCTGCAAACCCAGGAGATGGAGCTGCAGAGCAGGCTGTGTGCCCTAACTGACATCCTGATGTGCATGAACAACACCAGtgctactcctactcctacaaTTCCAGCCACCACTACAAGTGCTTGTGATATTTTTGGTGCCAGCTCATGGAACCAGCCACCCATAGACTTGTACCAGTACCAGTGCTTCTGA